In Pararge aegeria chromosome 7, ilParAegt1.1, whole genome shotgun sequence, the DNA window GTAACGTATTTATAGTCTTTGCTTACCCCttcctaaattattttattgatgcCTTAGTTGAGATAGCGATCAGAAAGAGAGGGACAAAAATATGTTGGCGTCCTTTGCTATTTAATTGTTTGTAGACTACCCGCGCTTTTTGTAAATAAGATTTTTCCAttgaattaattgaaaatacCTACACACAACCCAACTACCTACAAAATACTTCTGCCGAAATTGAatctaaataaatctaaatattttatgaactatcttctaaaataacctaatgtttcagttaaaaaatatattttgtttgtactaCAGCAGGCACATACTTTGAATTTAGGTGTGCCTAATAAAGCTAAAAAGCAACCAGGATTACATGACTACgaaatatgtacatattaacgtttaaaaaaaaaaatttaatacacaaaaatattcatcagctaccttagtatccataacacaagcaacgcttattTTATCGCTACATGGCGaggtctgtattgtcgtagtatatacgacaatacagacctcgccatgtagccccaaagtaagcgttgcttgtgttatggatactaaggtagctgatgaatatttttatgaatataatacacataaatacatataatataaacacccaaacgctgaaaaatattcatgtttatcacacaaacatatgcaatcgaacccacggccttggacgcagaaagcaggttcgctacccactgcgccaactggctgtaaaaaaaaaaaaagaactacgtttttgtaaaaaaaaatcataagaatttcgttatttatttatttattagcttttcaagggaaacaaacagtataattatacataaaagtaatgccgtatttttgtatcacatagaccaatgaagtttccacaccttggttatacatataacacgataacattaaccacaattgcttaggagtaagtacctagcaagcaattattatacaaaaaaaagaaaaaataataataatgtaagtaaaacaaaaatgaaaaacaaaaaccttaaagctatagtacttattttgtcaaaataaattttctaaacgtgccaattttgacataaaaatgttatttgccgaataccttgtcttccatctagcccacgcaaagggaggtttacataataaatataataaaaatttacataataaatataattaaaatttaattttttatttttgcattagctttatcattataattatacttaaaaaaacaaatctatgagactattgcctgaaaataaagaattattattattgttataataagtCGAGCCGTTTTATCTACCAGTAAGAAGTTAAGAGGACAGCACGGGGGTGTACAATTTTCGCCACAAAAGCTACTGAACCCGGTTATTCTCGTCCCGGTTGTTCTCTTCCCACATATCGATCTATAATTATATCAACAGCCTATaactgctggattaaaggccGCTCCCAACGGTAGGGTTTGGTATCACCACGCTATACAGGCGGATtagtgatcgcagaagatgctagtaatagcacagagtacgctgctacccgttctacGTTATGTTCCCCTAGtccgcagcggtgagcgctgtgaatttaagtaggaggtcccgggtccgatCAGGGggcaattcataatttctgaattttctatagtcctgtctgatgggaggctatggccgtggctagttaccaccctaccgtaagacgtgccgctaagcgatttaatgttccggtgttatgtcgcgtagaaacctatttatatgactaccatacctaacaggttggcccgctaccatctaagactgcatcatcacttaccaggtgtgaatgcagtcaaggactaacttgtagtggaataaaacaaattagaaaaaaaatagacgTCTTTGAAAAGGGAAACATGTGCGGCCCTGAAAAGGGCCTTGTCTtgttttttcacaataaataaataactaaaggaTCCATTACTACTActtcataatttaatttaaactttccATTTTGCACTCTCAACCGCCAAATCCATAGAGCGTGCGACCTTGGCGTTTCAAAGCATACACAACATCCATTGCTGTCACAGTTTTTCTTTTCGCATGCTCTGTGTAAGTGACTGCGTCGCGAATCACATTCTCCAAGAATATCTTCAAAACGCCTCTAGTTTCTTCGTATATTAATCCAGATATTCTTTTCACACCACCTCGCCTGGCCAGTCTTCGGATGGCAGGTTTGGTTATGCCCTGGATATTATCTCTGAGGACTTTCCTGTGACGTTTCGCGCCTCCTTTGCCTAAACCTTTCCCGCCTTTTCCGCGACCTGTCATGATTGTTGTCGTTTGTAGACTGGCGAACGTGCGAATCTGCGCCCCGTATTTAAAGACCGAGAGTTTGTTAAATGTGGGTAgtcttttaaatgttttgtttctAATAATGTCgaaatacctacttttaaaatGAAACACTTGCTTAATATCACACTAAATTATTGCTTAAATGCAATATACTTTCtttatgcttttttattttgtcccaATGAAATAAATGCTTACAGAAACAACTGACATTTTTAGTAGTTCTTTGAGctcattcaaaaaacatgacaaacatttacttacataacttaaattaatttattttccgttttaattttatatcttcaCAGTATTGCAGGTAttaggttttaaattttgctttgttatttgattagcttttagattatttaaatttagcatGCTTTGGTAATTTCTAAaaggtttcaatctcctgtcttcctcttttatttatgttattctcatgataacgtcattgattgttaccagtttaatgaaccaataaaaaaatattaggaacAATTTTATCGTGAAAATATATGCTtcttaaaaaatagaaattttttACGCAATGTTTTGATTATCTTTACAGTTAATTGTAGATATCTTTCTAAACTATCTACCTTAGTAGCGTTTATCTTCTTATTTTCATAAGGATAGGTATGTTATTCAGAAGCACATACCGTTTATATTTCACTGAAAATTAACGTAAATCTATTGCATCTCATTGTGGGTCGCGAAATAGCAATATTTCTTTCATAATAACGGTTCACTACTTCTGGATTACTGGTTAAATCGTCGTAGGTAAtcatcagtacccataacacaagctacgcttaaattgggctagatggcgatgtgtgtattgtcgtagtatatttatttattattattttcacttgtttGATAAAGATGTGGGAGgaggataaaattgtctcttgccattgctagccgtgcagtaaAAGGCCGAGGATAGTAAAGGCAttgtttatacttatatatgtttagtttatagttttactagctgttgcccgcgacttcgtctgcgtttgattttgttttttgatgtgacattcaatttagttgtagttctaaaaaaaaataaagtattcagtatcgctaaaccttaaatgaggggtttgctgctgtccgctgaggagttctgttctctatctgcaacaacagtttgggcaaaattaaacacattataacatctataatacaaaaataattacttaaatcggttataatttgtcggagttatggtgtaaaatcgtcaaacactttcatcccctctcccaatacaaccgaacttaatgtcgggataaagtatcctatattacttctaacacttccaagaacatgtgtacaaaatttcataaggattggtttttgcgtgaaagcgtaacaaacaaacttacattgacatttataattttagtagggatagggatagggaagggaTAGGTAAACTTTTACATGATATTACTTTTCCCGAACCTGGTGTGTTAATGGTTTGGGGCTTTATTGCGACAAGCATAAATATCTTACGAACTGTACTTATACTATAATCGAATCGCTACCCCGGCAAACATATTATTGACGTTCAACGACtttatgtttcaaaagtgcttattaattaggcctagttgaaataaatgaattttgaattttgaattttttgaattgtgtagttccggtggccatccgtgatcttcatcatcagtatcacatgaccaaatggtgcttttcgaaagcAAATGCTagcaagttatttaaaaaatactcacatCGCTATAGGTGTCCATATAATATGTGATGAGTTCCCTTCCCGATTTCTCCAGGAGCCATTCAAAAGATATTTACCTGATGATAATGTGGCCGCATGGGAAGTAtactgattaaataaaaaaaaaaaacaaatcttatcCTAATATATAAGGCTgaagtttgt includes these proteins:
- the LOC120625090 gene encoding histone H4; its protein translation is MTGRGKGGKGLGKGGAKRHRKVLRDNIQGITKPAIRRLARRGGVKRISGLIYEETRGVLKIFLENVIRDAVTYTEHAKRKTVTAMDVVYALKRQGRTLYGFGG